The Nocardioides salarius genome includes a region encoding these proteins:
- a CDS encoding TetR/AcrR family transcriptional regulator — protein MTSLCHNDAPQDPRDAYLDAARECILDVGWRRTTLTEVARRAGVSRMTIYRSWADMPTLLGDLMTREWSGLVARTVADEGPGDTVERIVDEVARTVDALRRNELFVRIVELDPELVLPYLLHRRGRSQELIATLLTDELARGQAAGEVRAGSPLAIARGLVLAAHGFVLSVHTMVDDDVSAADLDAELRHLLARALRP, from the coding sequence ATGACGTCACTGTGTCACAACGATGCGCCGCAGGACCCACGCGACGCCTACCTCGACGCGGCCCGCGAGTGCATCCTCGACGTCGGCTGGCGGCGTACGACGCTCACCGAGGTCGCGCGCCGCGCCGGCGTCTCGCGGATGACGATCTACCGCTCCTGGGCCGACATGCCGACCCTGCTCGGCGACCTGATGACCCGCGAGTGGTCGGGGCTGGTCGCGCGCACCGTCGCCGACGAGGGACCTGGCGACACGGTCGAGCGGATCGTCGACGAGGTCGCACGCACCGTCGACGCGCTGCGCCGCAACGAGCTCTTCGTGCGCATCGTCGAGCTCGACCCCGAGCTGGTGCTGCCCTACCTGCTGCACCGCCGCGGCCGCTCGCAGGAGCTGATCGCCACCCTGCTCACCGACGAGCTGGCCCGCGGCCAGGCCGCCGGCGAGGTGCGCGCCGGCTCGCCGCTGGCGATCGCGCGCGGCCTGGTGCTGGCCGCCCACGGCTTCGTGCTCTCGGTCCACACGATGGTCGACGACGACGTGTCGGCCGCCGACCTCGACGCCGAGCTGCGCCACCTGCTGGCCCGGGCGCTGCGCCCGTGA
- a CDS encoding helix-turn-helix domain-containing protein has protein sequence MPHTRSGGPTTRIAATTPLQHAGSLLRAGRVRDAASALAALAATTPSGHTDQAGLLAARAEVLLGRGDLTTAATLVAPLLALVAAPGPSGQAGAAVAHHALGELAAAAGDVDSSVEHHARAGVLAPGADPEQLPWRANQALALARARRSEDAARQARAHLRVGRAVGSAYAVAHGLRALATVSPTTEGVGLLEEARAALAPIDAARLAAQVDTDLAGLLVLSGSGSSLQVLRLLRDAETYAAQEGLWPLRQRARRLLDLVGAGTESRSEALAALTLAERRVAELAVQGLSNREIATALVVTVKAVEWHLSRVYRKVQITSRRELAGALMS, from the coding sequence ATGCCGCACACCCGATCGGGGGGCCCGACCACCCGCATCGCCGCCACCACCCCGCTCCAGCACGCCGGGTCACTGCTGCGCGCCGGGCGAGTGCGCGACGCCGCGTCGGCGCTCGCCGCCCTCGCCGCCACCACCCCCTCGGGCCACACCGACCAGGCCGGGCTGCTGGCCGCCCGGGCCGAGGTCCTCCTCGGGCGGGGCGACCTCACCACGGCCGCCACGCTCGTCGCGCCGCTGCTGGCGCTGGTCGCGGCTCCGGGGCCCAGCGGCCAGGCCGGCGCCGCCGTCGCCCACCACGCGCTCGGCGAGCTGGCGGCGGCCGCCGGCGACGTGGACTCCTCGGTCGAGCACCACGCGCGGGCCGGCGTCCTGGCCCCCGGCGCCGACCCCGAGCAGCTGCCCTGGCGGGCCAACCAGGCCCTGGCGCTGGCCCGGGCGCGCCGCAGCGAGGACGCGGCCCGCCAGGCCCGCGCCCACCTGCGGGTCGGCCGGGCGGTGGGGTCGGCGTACGCCGTCGCGCACGGCCTGCGCGCCCTGGCCACGGTCAGCCCCACCACCGAGGGGGTCGGGCTGCTCGAGGAGGCGCGCGCGGCGCTCGCCCCCATCGACGCCGCGCGGCTGGCCGCCCAGGTCGACACCGACCTGGCGGGGCTGCTGGTGCTCTCGGGCAGCGGGTCGTCGCTGCAGGTGCTGCGGCTGCTGCGCGACGCCGAGACGTACGCCGCCCAGGAGGGCCTGTGGCCGCTGCGCCAGCGGGCCCGGCGCCTGCTCGACCTCGTCGGCGCCGGCACCGAGAGCCGCAGCGAGGCGCTCGCGGCGCTGACCCTGGCCGAGCGCCGGGTCGCCGAGCTGGCCGTGCAGGGGCTGAGCAACCGCGAGATCGCCACCGCGCTGGTGGTGACGGTCAAGGCCGTCGAGTGGCACCTGTCGCGGGTCTACCGCAAGGTGCAGATCACCTCGCGTCGCGAGCTCGCCGGCGCGCTCATGAGCTGA
- a CDS encoding maleylpyruvate isomerase N-terminal domain-containing protein, whose product MSRRLDHAVGLLERSLVGTRTVLGLVEPGDLGRATPCAAWDLATLLGHMDDSLGAYLEASQGALPLVPALPPAAAAYDDPAGRLRVRVGTLLGAWAGAAERDLDRVGLDGPSGLAADLLVSTAALEVAVHGWDVARSLGAPSAQQEAAATVLPPALAQALLPVARRTVAAGRTEGLFAGPLPARPGDGPVEVLLGLLGRPGRQR is encoded by the coding sequence ATGAGCAGGCGGCTCGACCACGCGGTCGGGCTGCTGGAGCGCTCCCTGGTCGGCACCCGCACGGTGCTGGGCCTGGTCGAGCCCGGCGACCTGGGGCGAGCCACGCCCTGCGCCGCCTGGGACCTGGCGACCCTGCTGGGCCACATGGACGACTCGCTGGGGGCCTACCTCGAGGCCAGCCAGGGGGCGCTGCCGCTGGTGCCGGCGCTCCCGCCCGCGGCTGCGGCGTACGACGACCCGGCCGGGCGGCTGCGGGTGCGGGTCGGCACGCTGCTGGGTGCGTGGGCAGGGGCCGCCGAGCGGGACCTCGACCGCGTCGGGCTCGACGGCCCGTCCGGGCTGGCGGCCGACCTGCTCGTCTCGACCGCGGCGCTCGAGGTCGCGGTGCACGGCTGGGACGTCGCGCGCAGCCTCGGTGCGCCGAGCGCGCAGCAGGAGGCGGCCGCCACGGTGCTGCCGCCCGCCCTGGCCCAGGCGCTCCTGCCGGTGGCGCGCCGCACCGTCGCGGCCGGGCGCACCGAGGGGCTCTTCGCGGGCCCGCTGCCCGCCCGCCCGGGCGACGGGCCGGTCGAGGTGCTGCTCGGGCTGCTGGGCCGACCCGGCCGGCAGCGCTGA
- a CDS encoding NAD-dependent succinate-semialdehyde dehydrogenase — translation MTGPDLTPDLAALLPDEHRRLLVGGRWRDAEDGATFTVHDPADGSVLTRVADASVGDAVEALDAAVAAQPAWAATPPRERGEILRRAFEMIADRADDLAMLMSLEMGKTVKEAKGEVGYGNEFFRWYSEEAVRIHGRWMQAPAGGSRLLTIKKPVGPCFFVTPWNFPLAMGTRKIGPAVAAGCTMVVKPAAQTPLTMLALAAILGEAGLPDGVLNVLPSTHAKEMSQALQGDDRLRKVSFTGSTGVGRTLVRQSADQLQRVSMELGGNAPFLVFADADLDAAVDGAMVAKMRNMGEACTAANRFLVHQDVAAEFAEKLAARMGALSLGRGQDEGVDVGPLIDEDAVDSVARLVTDAVHDGARVVTGGGRPDGAGWFYQPTVLLDVPAESAINTEEIFGPVAPITTFTTEDEAVAAANATEYGLASYVYTRDLSRTIRMAEALDFGMVGVNTGLISNPAAPFGGVKASGFGREGGFEGIEEYLETTYVALPVT, via the coding sequence ATGACCGGTCCCGACCTGACCCCCGACCTCGCCGCCCTGCTGCCCGACGAGCACCGCCGACTCCTCGTGGGGGGCCGCTGGCGCGACGCCGAGGACGGCGCCACCTTCACCGTGCACGACCCGGCCGACGGCTCGGTGCTGACCCGGGTCGCCGACGCCTCCGTGGGCGACGCCGTCGAGGCGCTCGACGCCGCGGTGGCCGCCCAGCCCGCCTGGGCCGCGACGCCGCCGCGTGAGCGCGGCGAGATCCTGCGCCGCGCCTTCGAGATGATCGCCGACCGGGCCGACGACCTGGCGATGCTGATGAGCCTCGAGATGGGCAAGACCGTCAAGGAGGCCAAGGGCGAGGTCGGCTACGGCAACGAGTTCTTCCGGTGGTACTCCGAGGAGGCGGTGCGCATCCACGGCCGGTGGATGCAGGCACCGGCCGGCGGCAGCCGCCTGCTGACGATCAAGAAGCCCGTCGGGCCGTGCTTCTTCGTCACCCCGTGGAACTTCCCGCTGGCGATGGGCACCCGCAAGATCGGCCCGGCGGTCGCCGCCGGCTGCACGATGGTGGTCAAGCCGGCGGCCCAGACGCCGCTCACGATGCTGGCGCTGGCCGCCATCCTCGGCGAGGCGGGGCTGCCCGACGGGGTGCTCAACGTGCTGCCCTCCACCCACGCCAAGGAGATGAGCCAGGCGCTGCAGGGCGACGACCGGCTGCGCAAGGTCTCCTTCACCGGCTCGACCGGCGTGGGCCGCACCCTGGTGCGCCAGTCGGCCGACCAGCTGCAGCGGGTGAGCATGGAGCTGGGCGGCAACGCCCCGTTCCTGGTCTTCGCCGACGCCGACCTCGACGCCGCGGTCGACGGCGCGATGGTGGCCAAGATGCGCAACATGGGCGAGGCCTGCACCGCGGCCAACCGCTTCCTGGTGCACCAGGACGTCGCCGCCGAGTTCGCCGAGAAGCTCGCCGCCCGGATGGGCGCCCTCTCGCTGGGCCGCGGCCAGGACGAGGGCGTCGACGTCGGCCCGCTGATCGACGAGGACGCGGTCGACTCGGTCGCCCGGCTGGTCACCGACGCCGTGCACGACGGGGCCCGGGTGGTCACCGGCGGCGGACGCCCCGACGGCGCCGGGTGGTTCTACCAGCCGACCGTGCTCCTCGACGTGCCCGCCGAGTCGGCGATCAACACCGAGGAGATCTTCGGCCCGGTCGCGCCGATCACCACCTTCACGACCGAGGACGAGGCCGTCGCGGCCGCCAACGCCACCGAGTACGGCCTGGCCTCCTACGTCTACACCCGCGACCTGTCCCGCACGATCCGGATGGCCGAGGCGCTCGACTTCGGCATGGTCGGCGTCAACACCGGCCTGATCTCCAACCCCGCGGCACCCTTCGGCGGCGTCAAGGCCTCCGGCTTCGGCCGCGAGGGCGGCTTCGAGGGCATCGAGGAGTACCTGGAGACGACGTACGTCGCCCTCCCCGTCACCTGA
- a CDS encoding glycerol-3-phosphate dehydrogenase/oxidase has product MSAETHLGTRIRAGLAEAPVDVDLVVVGLGVTGVGVALDAVTRGLSVLAVDAHDLAFGTSRWSSKMVHGGLRYLAQGQVGVAHESAVERGILMQTTAPHLTRAMPMLIPITSGTAPLQRLLSRSGLAAGDLLRRGARTSAETLPRPRRLSRTETLAMAPGLRPAGLVGGLLGWDGQLEDDARLVTTIARTAASYGAHVRTRARVLRASGTEVSLRDETTGGTTTVRARAVVNAAGVWAGDLADEVTLRPSRGTHLVLRGDRLPGLRTSVFAPVPGSTNRFVMVLPQPDGTIYVGLTDEPAPGPVPDVPQPTEPEIGFLLDVVAATFATPLRRDDVVGAYAGLRPLLDVTAPDGSEGSGQTADLSRRHAVLTGRSGMVTVVGGKLTTYRRMAQDAVDAAVAAGGLVAGPCTTATLPLLGAAPRPVLDALEEPTRLVRRFGTDAALVLATAREIAARAGEPLTDEELLAPAAAQVPVTLAELVFAVTHEGAHDVDDLLDRRTRVGLVASDRALAEPLAERALALVGRAMSS; this is encoded by the coding sequence GTGAGCGCCGAGACCCACCTCGGGACCCGCATCCGCGCCGGCCTGGCCGAGGCGCCCGTCGACGTCGACCTCGTGGTCGTCGGCCTCGGCGTCACCGGCGTGGGCGTCGCCCTCGACGCGGTCACCCGCGGACTGTCGGTGCTGGCCGTCGACGCCCACGACCTCGCCTTCGGCACCTCGCGCTGGAGCTCGAAGATGGTGCACGGCGGGCTGCGCTACCTGGCCCAGGGACAGGTCGGCGTCGCCCACGAGAGCGCCGTCGAGCGCGGCATCCTGATGCAGACCACCGCGCCCCACCTGACCCGCGCGATGCCGATGCTGATCCCGATCACCTCCGGCACCGCTCCCCTGCAGCGGCTGCTCTCGCGCAGCGGGCTGGCCGCCGGCGACCTGCTGCGCCGCGGCGCGCGCACCAGCGCCGAGACCCTGCCTCGCCCGCGCCGGCTCTCGCGCACCGAGACCCTCGCGATGGCCCCCGGCCTGCGCCCCGCGGGGCTGGTCGGCGGCCTGCTCGGCTGGGACGGCCAGCTCGAGGACGACGCCCGCCTGGTCACCACCATCGCGCGCACCGCCGCGTCGTACGGCGCCCACGTGCGCACCCGCGCCCGGGTGCTGCGGGCCAGCGGCACCGAGGTGTCGCTGCGCGACGAGACCACCGGCGGCACGACGACGGTGCGGGCACGTGCGGTCGTCAACGCCGCCGGCGTGTGGGCCGGCGACCTGGCCGACGAGGTGACCCTGCGCCCCAGCCGCGGCACCCACCTGGTGCTGCGCGGCGACCGGCTGCCGGGGCTGCGCACCAGCGTCTTCGCCCCGGTGCCCGGCTCGACCAACCGGTTCGTGATGGTGCTGCCCCAGCCCGACGGCACGATCTACGTCGGGCTGACCGACGAGCCCGCGCCCGGTCCGGTGCCCGACGTGCCCCAGCCCACCGAGCCCGAGATCGGCTTCCTGCTCGACGTGGTCGCCGCGACCTTCGCGACCCCCCTGCGCCGCGACGACGTCGTGGGCGCCTACGCCGGGCTGCGGCCGCTGCTCGACGTCACGGCTCCTGACGGGTCCGAGGGGTCCGGCCAGACCGCCGACCTGTCGCGCCGGCACGCGGTGCTGACCGGGCGCAGCGGCATGGTCACGGTGGTGGGCGGCAAGCTCACCACCTACCGGCGGATGGCCCAGGACGCCGTCGACGCCGCGGTCGCGGCGGGCGGGCTGGTCGCCGGGCCGTGCACGACCGCGACCCTGCCGCTGCTCGGCGCCGCGCCGCGCCCGGTGCTCGACGCCCTCGAGGAGCCCACCCGGCTCGTACGCCGCTTCGGCACCGACGCCGCCCTGGTGCTGGCCACCGCCCGCGAGATCGCGGCCCGGGCCGGCGAGCCGCTCACCGACGAGGAGCTGCTGGCCCCTGCTGCCGCGCAGGTGCCGGTGACGCTGGCCGAGCTCGTCTTCGCGGTGACCCACGAGGGCGCGCACGACGTCGACGACCTCCTCGACCGGCGTACGCGGGTGGGACTGGTGGCCTCCGACCGGGCGCTCGCCGAGCCGCTCGCCGAGCGGGCCCTCGCGCTGGTGGGGCGAGCGATGAGTTCCTGA
- a CDS encoding DUF2332 domain-containing protein: MLLEGDVVAVYEDFARYTDDSPCFTEWALGVVGDAEVRAWLETLPAPRRQPNLVFAAARWHGVATPAPYAALRAALLGDDGSIRATILERRTQTNEAGRMATLLPALAALGPGPLALVEVGASAGLCLYPDRWGHRYRAADGRVVHEVGVDGDRPVLECRISGHDGARAPLPRDLPTIAWRGGVDLHPLDVTDADATAWLEALVWPEHDDRRRVLASAVEVARGDPPQLVAGDLVEELPALVERASAHGRVVVQHSAVLSYLPEPARREAESLLRGLVAEGACHWLSNEGPDVLPAVTGTGPAPPPGSFVLGLDARAVAWTHGHGRTLTWTGLSS; the protein is encoded by the coding sequence ATGCTGCTCGAGGGTGACGTGGTGGCGGTCTACGAGGACTTCGCCAGGTACACCGACGACTCGCCGTGCTTCACCGAGTGGGCGCTCGGGGTGGTCGGCGACGCCGAGGTGCGGGCCTGGCTCGAGACCCTGCCGGCGCCGCGCCGCCAGCCCAACCTGGTCTTCGCGGCCGCGCGGTGGCACGGCGTCGCCACCCCCGCGCCGTACGCCGCCCTGCGTGCGGCGCTGCTGGGCGACGACGGGTCGATCCGGGCCACGATCCTGGAGCGGCGCACCCAGACCAACGAGGCCGGGCGGATGGCCACCCTGCTGCCGGCGCTGGCCGCGCTCGGCCCCGGCCCGCTGGCGCTGGTCGAGGTGGGGGCGAGCGCCGGCCTGTGCCTCTACCCGGACCGCTGGGGCCACCGCTACCGCGCCGCCGACGGGCGGGTCGTGCACGAGGTGGGCGTCGACGGCGACCGACCGGTGCTGGAGTGCCGCATCAGCGGCCACGACGGTGCCCGGGCCCCCCTGCCCCGGGACCTGCCCACCATCGCCTGGCGCGGCGGCGTCGACCTGCACCCCCTCGACGTGACCGACGCCGACGCGACGGCGTGGCTCGAGGCGCTGGTCTGGCCCGAGCACGACGACCGGCGCCGGGTGCTGGCGAGCGCGGTCGAGGTCGCGCGCGGCGACCCGCCGCAGCTGGTGGCCGGCGACCTGGTCGAGGAGCTGCCGGCGCTGGTCGAGCGCGCCTCGGCGCACGGGCGGGTCGTGGTGCAGCACAGCGCGGTGCTGAGCTACCTGCCCGAGCCTGCTCGCCGCGAGGCCGAGTCGCTGCTGCGCGGACTGGTCGCCGAGGGCGCCTGCCACTGGCTCAGCAACGAGGGTCCCGACGTGCTGCCCGCGGTCACCGGCACCGGTCCGGCCCCGCCGCCCGGGTCCTTCGTGCTCGGCCTCGACGCGCGCGCCGTGGCCTGGACGCACGGCCACGGCCGCACCCTGACCTGGACCGGCCTCAGCTCATGA
- a CDS encoding NfeD family protein encodes MTTYLIIGVLGLLLLLVSLVVGDLLDGALDALAGDTFSSAVIGAFLSALGFGGALAEGLGAPLLVSAPAGVAAGVGFGWFAAWLTRLLRDDTSGTSPRTDDTVGREAVVLTAIPADGYGTVKVLVGGHEMRLNARLDTDHPIPVEPGTRVHVTSTVSPTAVTVAPTWRELG; translated from the coding sequence GTGACGACGTACCTCATCATCGGCGTGCTCGGTCTCCTGCTGCTCCTGGTCTCGCTGGTGGTCGGCGACCTGCTCGACGGTGCGCTCGACGCCCTGGCCGGCGACACGTTCTCGAGCGCGGTGATCGGGGCCTTCCTCTCGGCGCTGGGCTTCGGCGGCGCGCTCGCCGAGGGGCTCGGGGCACCGCTCCTGGTCTCGGCGCCCGCCGGGGTCGCGGCAGGGGTCGGCTTCGGCTGGTTCGCCGCCTGGCTGACCCGGCTGCTGCGCGACGACACCTCGGGCACCTCGCCGCGCACCGACGACACCGTCGGCCGCGAGGCCGTCGTGCTCACGGCCATCCCCGCCGACGGCTACGGCACGGTCAAGGTGCTGGTCGGCGGGCACGAGATGCGCCTCAACGCCCGGCTCGACACCGACCACCCGATCCCCGTCGAGCCCGGCACGCGGGTCCACGTCACCAGCACCGTCTCCCCCACCGCCGTCACGGTCGCGCCCACGTGGCGCGAGCTCGGCTGA
- a CDS encoding flotillin family protein, which translates to MNTSVLIPVGGFVVLFVLLVLLVTSRYKVAGPNEAFIVTGRKGKAVVNPETGELTTDLSGQKVILGGGTFVIPFVQKLGTLDLSSRRISVQIRGAVSGQGIKLNVEGVAIVKVGGNADQIRLAAQRFLSQQADVESYTQEVLAGALRSIVGGLTVEQIIRDRAAFAQRVADESENSLTGQGLILDTFQIQDVTDDGTYLADLGRPEAARVAQEARIAEANARQAAEQAQIAAEQEIAISQRVLALKQSEIKAETDAASAQAAAAGPLAQADRDQSILTEQEKVAVRQAALTERQLETEVRKPADAERYRVEQEAEARRSAEIAAAEARKASTIAAAEAKAQEARLSGEAEKSRRAALAEAEAIEGERRGAAERARRTAEADATRAEGEAQAAATLAVGQAEAEAMDRRAEAFAHYNDAAVLQMLIEVLPKVAKEVAAPISAIDQLTVISTDGAGAMPKQVTDNVTQTMSMLKATTGLDLEALIKSSVGKAAASSGLEASGADQ; encoded by the coding sequence GTGAACACGTCCGTGCTGATCCCCGTCGGCGGATTCGTCGTCCTCTTCGTCCTGCTGGTGCTCCTGGTCACCAGCCGCTACAAGGTCGCCGGGCCCAACGAGGCCTTCATCGTCACCGGCCGCAAGGGCAAGGCCGTGGTCAACCCGGAGACCGGCGAGCTGACCACCGACCTGTCGGGGCAGAAGGTGATCCTCGGCGGTGGCACGTTCGTCATCCCCTTCGTGCAGAAGCTCGGCACCCTCGACCTGTCCTCGCGCCGGATCTCGGTGCAGATCCGCGGCGCGGTGTCGGGCCAGGGCATCAAGCTCAACGTCGAGGGCGTGGCCATCGTCAAGGTCGGTGGCAACGCCGACCAGATCCGCCTGGCCGCCCAGCGCTTCCTCTCCCAGCAGGCCGACGTCGAGTCCTACACCCAGGAGGTGCTCGCCGGTGCGCTGCGCTCCATCGTGGGTGGGCTGACCGTCGAGCAGATCATCCGCGACCGGGCGGCCTTCGCCCAGCGGGTGGCCGACGAGTCGGAGAACTCCCTGACCGGCCAGGGCCTGATCCTCGACACCTTCCAGATCCAGGACGTCACCGACGACGGCACCTACCTGGCCGACCTGGGTCGTCCCGAGGCCGCCCGGGTCGCGCAGGAGGCGCGCATCGCCGAGGCGAACGCCCGCCAGGCCGCCGAGCAGGCCCAGATCGCCGCCGAGCAGGAGATCGCGATCTCGCAGCGCGTGCTGGCGCTCAAGCAGTCGGAGATCAAGGCCGAGACCGACGCCGCGTCCGCGCAGGCCGCGGCCGCCGGCCCGCTGGCCCAGGCCGACCGCGACCAGTCGATCCTCACCGAGCAGGAGAAGGTCGCGGTGCGGCAGGCGGCGCTGACCGAGCGCCAGCTCGAGACCGAGGTCCGCAAGCCCGCCGACGCCGAGCGCTACCGCGTCGAGCAGGAGGCCGAGGCCCGCCGCAGCGCCGAGATCGCGGCTGCCGAGGCCCGCAAGGCCTCGACCATCGCCGCCGCCGAGGCCAAGGCCCAGGAGGCCCGGCTCTCGGGTGAGGCGGAGAAGTCGCGGCGCGCGGCGCTCGCCGAGGCCGAGGCGATCGAGGGCGAGCGCCGCGGTGCCGCCGAGCGCGCGCGGCGTACGGCGGAGGCCGACGCGACCCGCGCCGAGGGCGAGGCCCAGGCCGCGGCAACCCTGGCCGTGGGCCAGGCCGAGGCCGAGGCGATGGACCGGCGCGCCGAGGCGTTCGCGCACTACAACGACGCCGCGGTGCTGCAGATGCTGATCGAGGTGCTGCCCAAGGTCGCCAAGGAGGTCGCGGCGCCGATCAGCGCCATCGACCAGCTCACCGTGATCTCGACCGACGGTGCCGGCGCGATGCCCAAGCAGGTCACCGACAACGTCACCCAGACGATGAGCATGCTCAAGGCCACCACCGGTCTCGACCTGGAGGCGCTCATCAAGAGCTCGGTGGGCAAGGCCGCCGCGAGCAGCGGCCTCGAGGCCTCCGGCGCCGACCAGTGA
- a CDS encoding sigma-70 family RNA polymerase sigma factor gives MTSRTTPTPAPTPAPTPGSSPAPSTAQAELGDFPALTQRYSRELLAHCYRMSGSVHEAEDLVQETFLRAWKASAAFEGRSSVRTWLYRIATNVCLSSLEGQPRRPLPTGLGTSDQPAGDALEQDHEIAWLEPVPDAAVVVEERDSIRLAFVAALQHLPARQRAVLIMRDVLRWSAAEVAEALETTSAAVNSALQRAHAQMSARALTQDTVEPDLTPEQQHLLERYVDAFWRKDVDQIVSMLTAEAVWEMPPFTSWFRGRANIAWLIGNECPGGTRDMPMIATRANGQPAFGMYMRGPGGEFTPFQLHVLDVTGPPDAPEIRQVDAFFDPRLFTAFGLPASLPADHVPQGTDPRPGAPG, from the coding sequence ATGACCTCTCGCACCACCCCCACCCCGGCACCCACCCCGGCACCCACCCCGGGCTCCAGCCCGGCACCCAGCACGGCGCAGGCCGAGCTGGGCGACTTCCCGGCCCTGACCCAGCGCTACTCGCGCGAGCTGCTGGCGCACTGCTACCGGATGAGCGGCTCGGTGCACGAGGCCGAGGACCTGGTGCAGGAGACGTTCCTGCGCGCCTGGAAGGCCTCGGCGGCCTTCGAGGGCCGCTCGTCGGTGCGGACCTGGCTCTACCGCATCGCGACCAACGTGTGCCTCTCGAGCTTGGAGGGCCAGCCCCGGCGGCCGCTGCCGACGGGCCTGGGCACCAGCGACCAGCCCGCCGGCGACGCCCTCGAGCAGGACCACGAGATCGCCTGGCTCGAGCCGGTGCCCGACGCCGCGGTGGTGGTGGAGGAGCGCGACTCGATCCGGCTGGCCTTCGTCGCAGCGCTGCAGCACCTGCCCGCTCGCCAACGGGCGGTGCTGATCATGCGCGACGTGCTGCGCTGGAGCGCGGCCGAGGTCGCCGAGGCCCTCGAGACCACGAGCGCGGCGGTCAACTCCGCGCTGCAGCGCGCGCACGCCCAGATGAGCGCACGGGCGCTGACCCAGGACACCGTCGAGCCCGACCTCACCCCCGAGCAGCAGCACCTGCTCGAGCGCTACGTCGACGCGTTCTGGCGCAAGGACGTCGACCAGATCGTCTCCATGCTCACCGCCGAGGCCGTCTGGGAGATGCCGCCCTTCACCAGCTGGTTCCGCGGGCGGGCCAACATCGCCTGGCTGATCGGCAACGAGTGCCCCGGCGGCACCCGCGACATGCCGATGATCGCCACCCGCGCCAACGGCCAGCCGGCGTTCGGGATGTACATGCGCGGCCCGGGCGGCGAGTTCACCCCGTTCCAGCTGCACGTCCTCGACGTGACGGGACCCCCTGACGCACCCGAGATCCGCCAGGTCGACGCCTTCTTCGACCCCCGGCTCTTCACCGCGTTCGGCCTGCCCGCGAGCCTGCCGGCCGACCACGTGCCGCAGGGCACCGACCCCCGTCCCGGCGCTCCGGGATGA